One genomic region from Thioalbus denitrificans encodes:
- the nrdR gene encoding transcriptional regulator NrdR: MRCPFCSAQDTKVIDSRLSNDGDQVRRRRECLTCGERFTTYESAELLMPRVVKRDGSRVPFNEEKLRGGILRALEKRPVDTEQVEAMINRILHRIRAAGEREVASGAIGEWVMDELREADQVAYVRFASVYRSFEDVNAFREEIERLERAPSAEARRQQLDLLGGKGQDNDE; this comes from the coding sequence ATGCGCTGCCCCTTCTGCTCGGCCCAGGACACCAAGGTCATCGACTCGCGCCTGTCCAACGACGGCGACCAGGTGCGCCGTCGCCGCGAGTGCCTGACCTGCGGCGAGCGCTTCACCACCTACGAGAGCGCGGAGCTGCTCATGCCCCGGGTGGTGAAGCGCGACGGCAGCCGCGTCCCCTTCAACGAGGAGAAGCTGCGCGGAGGCATCCTGCGGGCGCTGGAGAAGCGTCCGGTGGACACCGAGCAGGTGGAGGCGATGATCAATCGCATTCTCCACCGCATCCGCGCCGCCGGCGAGCGCGAGGTGGCCTCCGGCGCCATCGGCGAATGGGTGATGGACGAACTGCGGGAGGCGGACCAGGTGGCCTACGTGCGCTTCGCCTCGGTCTACCGCAGCTTCGAGGACGTGAACGCCTTCCGCGAGGAGATCGAGCGGCTGGAGCGCGCGCCCTCCGCCGAGGCGCGCCGCCAGCAGCTCGACCTGCTCGGCGGCAAGGGGCAGGACAATGATGAGTGA
- the ribBA gene encoding bifunctional 3,4-dihydroxy-2-butanone-4-phosphate synthase/GTP cyclohydrolase II, whose product MALNSIEEIIEDIRQGRMVILMDDEDRENEGDLIMAAEKVSPDDINFMARYGRGLICLTLTRERCERLKLPLMVSNTGDIHSTNFTVSIEAARGVTTGISAADRATTVQAAVAPGAGPDDIVMPGHIFPLMAQPGGVLARAGHTEAGCDLTRMAGLEPAAVIVEILNEDGTMARRPDLEAFARTHGLKIGTVAELIQYRMQNEKSVERVGECNLPTEYGEFRLVSYLDVVDQQMHLALVYGEVDPAAPTLVRVHLRDTLTDVLGGRRQDAHRPFAESLRRIAAAGSGVAVLLQYPEPPQAMIKRIRNYALADRGVNLPSPEEDGNLRVIGIGSQILADLGVHKMRVLGTQRKMPGLSGFGLEVVEYVS is encoded by the coding sequence ATGGCGCTGAACAGCATCGAAGAAATCATCGAGGACATCCGGCAGGGCCGGATGGTCATCCTGATGGACGACGAGGATCGCGAGAACGAGGGCGACCTCATCATGGCCGCGGAGAAGGTGTCGCCCGATGACATCAACTTCATGGCCCGCTATGGCCGCGGCCTCATCTGCCTGACCCTGACCCGGGAGCGTTGCGAGCGGCTCAAGCTGCCGCTGATGGTGAGCAACACCGGCGATATCCACTCCACCAACTTCACCGTCTCCATCGAGGCGGCCCGGGGGGTGACCACCGGGATCTCCGCCGCCGATCGCGCCACCACGGTGCAGGCCGCGGTGGCGCCCGGGGCGGGTCCCGACGACATCGTCATGCCCGGCCACATCTTCCCGCTGATGGCCCAGCCCGGCGGGGTGCTGGCCCGCGCCGGCCACACCGAGGCGGGCTGCGATCTCACCCGCATGGCGGGCCTGGAGCCGGCGGCGGTGATCGTGGAGATCCTCAACGAGGACGGTACCATGGCGCGGCGCCCGGACCTGGAGGCGTTCGCCCGCACCCACGGGCTGAAGATCGGCACCGTGGCCGAGCTGATCCAGTACCGGATGCAGAACGAGAAGAGCGTGGAGCGGGTGGGCGAGTGCAACCTGCCCACCGAGTACGGCGAGTTCCGCCTGGTGAGCTACCTGGACGTGGTGGATCAGCAGATGCACCTGGCGCTGGTCTACGGCGAGGTGGATCCGGCGGCGCCGACCCTGGTGCGGGTGCACCTGCGCGATACCCTGACCGACGTGCTCGGCGGGCGGCGCCAGGATGCCCATCGTCCCTTCGCCGAGAGCCTGCGCCGCATCGCCGCGGCCGGCTCCGGCGTGGCGGTGCTGCTCCAGTACCCGGAGCCGCCCCAGGCCATGATCAAGCGCATCCGCAACTATGCCCTGGCCGACCGCGGCGTCAATCTGCCCTCGCCGGAGGAGGACGGCAACCTGCGGGTCATCGGCATCGGCTCGCAGATCCTCGCCGATCTCGGCGTGCACAAGATGCGGGTGCTCGGCACCCAGCGCAAGATGCCCGGCCTCTCCGGCTTCGGCCTCGAGGTGGTCGAGTACGTCTCCTGA
- the ribD gene encoding bifunctional diaminohydroxyphosphoribosylaminopyrimidine deaminase/5-amino-6-(5-phosphoribosylamino)uracil reductase RibD, whose amino-acid sequence MSEGRFSAADHGYMAQALRLAARGLYTTDPNPRVGCVLVRDGAVVGEGWHERAGEPHAEVNALRAAGADARGATCYVTLEPCAHHGLTPPCAEALVSAGVARVVAAMEDPNPAVAGQGLARLRAAGIAVEHGLLADQAEALNPGFLKRMRGGRPYVRCKLAMSLDGRTAMASGESQWITGPEARRDVQRLRARSSAILTGAGTVLADDPSFTVRAAELGEGEPAGGLRQPLRVVVDPHLSTPPTARMLSLPGSTLILTTSDDTAEADALLAAGAEVARLPGTPDTVDLDAVLELLGQRGMNEVHLETGATLAGAMLRAGLVDELVVYMAPLLLGDGARGLFHLPGLASMADRVELEIVDLRAVGRDWRISARVATRSAAAQS is encoded by the coding sequence ATGAGTGAGGGGCGCTTCAGCGCCGCGGACCACGGCTACATGGCCCAGGCGCTGCGCCTGGCCGCGCGCGGGCTCTATACCACCGATCCCAATCCGCGGGTGGGCTGCGTGCTGGTCCGTGACGGCGCGGTGGTGGGGGAGGGCTGGCACGAGCGCGCCGGCGAGCCCCATGCGGAGGTGAACGCCCTGCGCGCGGCGGGCGCCGACGCCCGGGGCGCCACCTGCTACGTGACCCTCGAGCCCTGCGCCCACCACGGGCTGACTCCGCCCTGCGCCGAGGCCCTGGTTTCGGCGGGCGTGGCGCGGGTGGTCGCCGCCATGGAGGATCCCAACCCGGCGGTGGCCGGGCAGGGGCTGGCGCGGCTGCGCGCGGCGGGCATCGCGGTGGAGCACGGCCTGCTGGCGGACCAGGCCGAGGCCCTGAATCCGGGCTTCCTCAAGCGCATGCGCGGCGGGCGTCCCTATGTCCGCTGCAAGCTGGCCATGAGCCTCGACGGCCGCACCGCCATGGCCTCGGGCGAGAGCCAGTGGATAACGGGCCCGGAGGCGCGCCGCGACGTACAGCGGCTGCGGGCGCGCAGCTCGGCCATCCTGACCGGCGCCGGGACGGTGCTCGCCGACGACCCCTCCTTCACGGTGCGCGCCGCGGAGCTGGGCGAGGGCGAGCCGGCGGGCGGGTTGCGCCAGCCCCTGCGGGTGGTGGTCGATCCCCACCTCAGCACGCCGCCGACGGCGCGGATGCTGAGCCTGCCGGGCTCGACGCTCATCCTTACCACCAGCGACGACACGGCGGAGGCCGATGCCCTGCTGGCGGCGGGGGCGGAGGTGGCGCGGCTGCCGGGCACGCCGGACACGGTGGACCTGGATGCCGTGCTGGAACTGCTCGGTCAGCGCGGGATGAACGAGGTGCACCTGGAGACCGGGGCGACGCTGGCCGGCGCCATGCTGCGCGCCGGCCTGGTGGACGAGCTGGTGGTCTACATGGCGCCGCTGCTGCTCGGCGACGGGGCGCGCGGCTTGTTCCACCTGCCGGGACTGGCTAGCATGGCCGACCGGGTCGAGCTGGAGATCGTCGACCTGCGGGCGGTGGGCCGCGACTGGCGCATCAGCGCGCGGGTCGCCACCCGCTCCGCCGCGGCGCAATCCTGA
- a CDS encoding phosphatidylglycerophosphatase A family protein gives MARLPPPPARQVLGDPRLLLAFGFGSGLAPWAPGTFGTAVAVPLYLLIAPLPLAAYLALAALVILAGPYLCGHAARRLGVHDHPGIVWDEIAGFLVTMAAAPAGWPWVVAGFLLFRLFDIWKPWPIHLADRYVQGGFGIMLDDLIAGAYAWLALQALQRLVPWYA, from the coding sequence ATGGCCCGTCTCCCGCCGCCCCCCGCCCGCCAGGTCCTCGGCGATCCCCGCCTGCTGCTGGCCTTCGGCTTCGGCAGCGGGCTGGCGCCATGGGCGCCGGGGACCTTCGGCACGGCGGTGGCGGTGCCTCTCTACCTGCTGATCGCGCCCCTGCCCCTGGCGGCCTATCTGGCGCTGGCCGCGCTGGTCATCCTCGCCGGCCCTTACCTGTGCGGCCATGCCGCCCGCCGTCTCGGCGTCCACGACCACCCGGGCATCGTCTGGGACGAGATCGCCGGCTTCCTGGTCACCATGGCGGCCGCCCCGGCGGGCTGGCCGTGGGTGGTGGCGGGGTTCCTGCTGTTCCGCCTGTTCGACATCTGGAAGCCGTGGCCCATCCACCTCGCCGACCGGTACGTACAGGGCGGCTTCGGCATCATGCTCGACGATCTCATCGCCGGGGCCTACGCCTGGCTTGCGCTGCAGGCCCTGCAGCGCCTGGTCCCGTGGTACGCCTGA
- the nusB gene encoding transcription antitermination factor NusB: protein MPETMTGSGDQPRARNRQAQIAARRRARRMALQALYQWQLNPQDAVEIELQFRAEQEMDKVDVDYFHHLLQGVVEEQDTLDGYIEPYLDRPLAELDPVERAILRLGAYELARRPEVPYVVAINEGVELAKTFGAEQSHRYVNGILDKLAARLRGAEVRARGG, encoded by the coding sequence ATGCCTGAGACCATGACCGGGAGCGGCGATCAGCCCCGGGCCCGCAACCGCCAGGCCCAGATAGCCGCGCGACGCCGCGCGCGCCGGATGGCGCTGCAGGCGCTCTACCAGTGGCAGCTCAACCCCCAGGACGCGGTGGAGATCGAGCTCCAGTTCCGGGCCGAGCAGGAGATGGACAAGGTGGACGTGGACTACTTCCACCACCTCCTGCAGGGCGTGGTGGAGGAGCAGGACACCCTGGACGGTTACATCGAGCCCTACCTGGACCGGCCGCTCGCGGAACTGGACCCGGTGGAGCGGGCGATCCTGCGCCTCGGCGCCTACGAACTCGCCCGGCGCCCGGAGGTTCCCTACGTGGTGGCCATCAACGAGGGGGTGGAGCTGGCCAAGACCTTCGGCGCCGAGCAGAGCCACCGCTACGTCAACGGCATCCTCGACAAGCTGGCGGCGCGCCTGCGCGGCGCGGAGGTGCGCGCCCGGGGCGGCTGA
- a CDS encoding riboflavin synthase, with product MFTGIIEAVGRIAAMEPRGQDSRVRVQTGKLDLGDVRLGDSIAVNGVCLTVVDLPGDGFWADVSGETLARTAFADLAVGGRVNLEKALTPTTRLGGHLVSGHVDGVGRIVERSPAGRSVRFVIEAPAGLAKYIAEKGSICVDGISLTVNGVDGARFTLNIVPHTLEETTMADFQPGRAVNLEVDIIARYLERLLLGEQAAESGAGGITMEFLAQHGFMK from the coding sequence ATGTTCACAGGCATCATCGAGGCGGTGGGACGCATCGCCGCCATGGAACCGCGGGGGCAGGACTCCCGGGTGCGGGTACAGACCGGCAAGCTCGATCTGGGCGACGTGCGGCTGGGCGACAGCATCGCCGTGAACGGCGTCTGCCTGACCGTGGTGGACCTGCCGGGCGACGGCTTCTGGGCCGATGTCTCCGGCGAGACCCTGGCGCGCACCGCCTTCGCCGACCTGGCGGTGGGGGGGCGGGTGAACCTGGAGAAGGCGCTCACGCCCACCACCCGCCTGGGCGGGCACCTGGTCAGCGGCCACGTGGACGGCGTGGGCCGGATCGTCGAGCGCAGCCCCGCCGGCCGCTCGGTGCGCTTCGTCATCGAAGCCCCCGCCGGGCTGGCGAAGTACATCGCCGAGAAGGGCTCCATCTGCGTCGACGGCATCAGCCTGACCGTCAACGGGGTGGACGGGGCGCGTTTCACCCTCAACATCGTTCCCCACACCCTGGAGGAGACCACCATGGCCGATTTCCAGCCGGGCCGGGCGGTGAACCTCGAGGTGGACATCATCGCCCGCTACCTGGAGCGGCTGCTGCTGGGTGAGCAGGCCGCCGAGAGCGGGGCCGGGGGCATCACAATGGAATTCCTGGCCCAGCACGGGTTCATGAAATAG
- the thiL gene encoding thiamine-phosphate kinase, whose amino-acid sequence MSEFELIARYFSHAGAPREDVALGVGDDCALLRPPAGQLLALTTDTMVDGVHFPHATRPGDLGHKALAVNLSDLAAMGAEPAWVTLALTLPAADPAWLEAFAGGFAALAREHGVALVGGDTTRGPLSVTVQAHGFVPPGQALTRGGARPGDLVYVTGTLGDAGLALLALRGEIRLPGPDLAAVRERLDRPRPRVGAGLALRGIASACIDISDGLAADLGHILEASGAGATLHLERLPVSATLAARLAAAGGWSLPLSGGDDYELCFTVPAARQGEAERALAAAGCPADRVGVIEAAPGLRCVTPEGDSVDAGRGGWQHFGG is encoded by the coding sequence CTGTCCGAGTTCGAGCTCATCGCCCGCTACTTCAGCCACGCCGGCGCGCCGCGGGAGGACGTGGCGCTCGGGGTGGGGGACGACTGCGCCCTGCTGCGTCCCCCGGCCGGGCAGCTGCTGGCGCTGACCACCGACACGATGGTGGACGGCGTCCACTTTCCCCACGCGACCCGCCCCGGGGACCTCGGCCACAAGGCCCTGGCGGTCAACCTGAGCGATCTCGCCGCCATGGGCGCCGAGCCCGCCTGGGTGACTCTCGCCCTGACCCTGCCCGCGGCGGACCCGGCATGGCTGGAAGCCTTCGCCGGCGGCTTCGCGGCCCTGGCCCGGGAGCACGGGGTGGCGCTGGTGGGGGGCGACACCACCCGCGGCCCGCTCTCCGTGACGGTCCAGGCCCACGGTTTCGTCCCGCCCGGGCAGGCCCTCACCCGCGGCGGCGCGCGCCCCGGCGATCTCGTCTATGTCACCGGCACCCTCGGTGACGCGGGCCTGGCCCTGCTCGCCCTGCGGGGGGAGATACGGCTCCCCGGCCCGGACCTCGCCGCCGTGCGCGAGCGCCTCGATCGCCCCCGGCCGCGGGTGGGGGCGGGGCTGGCCCTGCGCGGCATCGCCAGCGCCTGCATCGACATCTCCGACGGCCTGGCGGCCGATCTCGGTCACATCCTGGAAGCCTCCGGCGCCGGGGCCACCCTGCACCTGGAGCGGCTGCCCGTCTCCGCCACCCTGGCGGCCCGCCTGGCGGCCGCGGGCGGCTGGAGCCTGCCGCTGAGCGGAGGCGACGATTACGAGCTCTGCTTCACCGTGCCCGCCGCGCGCCAGGGGGAGGCGGAGCGGGCGCTGGCCGCCGCCGGCTGCCCGGCCGACCGGGTGGGCGTGATCGAGGCCGCTCCCGGCCTGCGCTGCGTGACGCCGGAGGGCGACAGCGTGGATGCGGGCCGCGGCGGCTGGCAGCACTTCGGGGGCTGA
- the glyA gene encoding serine hydroxymethyltransferase: MFKRDMSIAGFDDELAQVIRDEAVRQEEHIELIASENYASPRVLEAQGSVLTNKYAEGYPGKRYYGGCEYVDKAEVMAIERVKELFGADYANVQPHSGSQANAAVYMALLEPGDTVLGMSLAHGGHLTHGAKVNFSGKIYKAVQYGLDESTGEIDYAQVERLAREHKPKMIVAGFSAYSRVVDWQRFRAIADEVGAWLMVDMAHVAGLVAAGVYPSPVQIADVTTSTTHKTLRGPRGGIILAKANPEVEKKLNSLVFPGTQGGPLMHVIAAKAVAFKEALEPEFKAYQQLVVDNARAMAGVFIERGFEVVSGGTDNHLFLVSLIGQGLTGKDVDAWLGASNITVNKNSVPNDPQSPFVTSGIRVGTPAVTTRGFGTAECVELAGWMCDVIDARGDAAVVERVKGQVLALCRRFPVYEK; encoded by the coding sequence ATGTTCAAGCGTGACATGTCCATTGCCGGTTTCGACGACGAGCTCGCCCAGGTCATCCGTGACGAGGCGGTCCGCCAGGAAGAGCACATCGAGCTCATCGCCTCCGAGAACTACGCCAGCCCGCGGGTGCTCGAGGCCCAGGGCTCGGTGCTGACCAACAAGTACGCCGAGGGTTATCCCGGCAAGCGCTACTACGGCGGCTGCGAGTACGTGGACAAGGCCGAGGTGATGGCCATCGAGCGGGTCAAGGAGCTGTTCGGCGCCGACTACGCCAACGTCCAGCCCCACTCCGGCTCCCAGGCCAACGCGGCGGTGTACATGGCGCTGCTGGAGCCGGGCGACACGGTGCTCGGAATGAGCCTGGCCCACGGCGGCCACCTCACCCACGGCGCGAAGGTCAACTTTTCCGGCAAGATCTACAAGGCGGTGCAGTACGGCCTGGACGAGTCCACCGGCGAGATCGACTACGCCCAGGTGGAGCGGCTGGCCCGCGAGCACAAGCCGAAGATGATCGTCGCCGGCTTCTCCGCCTACTCCCGGGTGGTGGACTGGCAGCGTTTCCGCGCCATCGCCGACGAGGTGGGCGCCTGGCTGATGGTGGACATGGCCCACGTGGCCGGCCTGGTGGCGGCGGGCGTCTATCCGAGCCCGGTGCAGATCGCCGATGTGACCACCTCCACCACCCACAAGACCCTGCGCGGCCCCCGCGGCGGCATCATTCTCGCCAAGGCCAATCCGGAGGTGGAGAAGAAGCTCAACTCGCTGGTCTTCCCCGGCACCCAGGGCGGCCCGCTGATGCACGTCATCGCCGCCAAGGCGGTGGCCTTCAAGGAGGCGCTCGAGCCGGAGTTCAAGGCCTACCAGCAGCTGGTGGTGGACAACGCCCGGGCGATGGCCGGGGTGTTCATCGAGCGCGGCTTCGAGGTGGTCTCCGGCGGCACCGACAACCACCTGTTCCTGGTGAGCCTGATCGGCCAGGGCCTGACCGGCAAGGATGTGGACGCCTGGCTCGGCGCGTCCAACATCACGGTGAACAAGAACAGCGTGCCCAACGATCCCCAGTCGCCCTTCGTCACCTCGGGCATCCGTGTGGGCACCCCCGCGGTGACCACGCGCGGCTTCGGCACGGCGGAGTGCGTCGAGCTGGCCGGCTGGATGTGCGACGTGATCGACGCCCGCGGCGATGCGGCGGTGGTGGAGCGCGTCAAGGGGCAGGTGCTGGCGCTCTGCCGGCGCTTCCCGGTCTACGAGAAGTAA
- the ribH gene encoding 6,7-dimethyl-8-ribityllumazine synthase → MAEIKTVEGGLTVSGARFAIVVSRFNSFVVESLLSGALDALRRHGAEDAGIEVVRVPGAFEMPLVAQKLMQSGRHDAVIALGAVIRGGTPHFDYVAGECTKGLAQASLATGVPVAFGVLTTDTIEQAIERAGTKAGNKGAEAAMTAIEMVNLMRSLDA, encoded by the coding sequence ATGGCTGAGATCAAGACCGTGGAAGGTGGGCTGACGGTGAGCGGGGCGCGCTTCGCCATCGTGGTGAGCCGGTTCAACAGCTTCGTCGTCGAGAGCCTGCTGAGCGGCGCCCTGGACGCGCTGCGCCGCCATGGGGCCGAGGATGCCGGTATCGAGGTGGTGCGCGTGCCCGGCGCCTTCGAGATGCCGCTGGTGGCCCAGAAGCTGATGCAGAGCGGCAGGCATGACGCCGTCATCGCCCTCGGCGCGGTCATCCGCGGCGGCACGCCCCACTTCGACTACGTGGCCGGCGAGTGCACCAAGGGCCTGGCCCAGGCCTCCCTCGCCACCGGGGTGCCCGTGGCCTTTGGCGTGCTCACCACCGACACCATCGAGCAGGCCATCGAGCGGGCCGGCACCAAGGCCGGCAACAAGGGCGCCGAGGCGGCCATGACCGCCATCGAGATGGTGAACCTGATGCGCAGCCTGGATGCCTGA
- a CDS encoding AzlC family ABC transporter permease gives MSHSSPAAAALRASLPVLFGYVPLGIAFGLLFDGLGHPWYFATLMGLLVFAGAAQFLAVGLLAAHAGLLEVAVTTFLLNSRHLFFGLSLLTRFRVGGWRKFYLVFGLTDETYSLLTGTRPPDGVPRVSYDLWVTGLNQLWWVSGCTLGALLGRAVAFDTTGLEFTLTALFAVLVLEQYRATRALLPFLVALGCGLLALALFRQEHMLLLSIALSTAILVAHGKTRQWTPRST, from the coding sequence GTGTCCCATTCCTCGCCGGCCGCGGCGGCGCTGCGCGCCAGCCTGCCGGTCCTGTTCGGCTACGTGCCGCTGGGCATCGCCTTCGGCCTGCTGTTCGACGGCCTCGGCCACCCCTGGTACTTCGCCACCCTCATGGGACTGCTGGTCTTCGCCGGGGCCGCCCAGTTCCTTGCCGTGGGGCTGCTGGCGGCCCATGCCGGCCTGCTGGAGGTGGCGGTCACCACCTTCCTGCTCAACTCGCGCCACCTCTTCTTCGGCCTGTCGCTGCTGACCCGCTTCCGCGTCGGCGGCTGGCGCAAGTTCTATCTCGTCTTCGGCCTCACCGACGAGACCTACTCCCTGCTCACCGGCACCCGGCCGCCGGACGGGGTGCCGCGGGTGAGCTACGACCTCTGGGTCACGGGGCTGAACCAGCTGTGGTGGGTCAGCGGCTGCACCCTGGGCGCACTGCTCGGGCGGGCGGTGGCCTTCGACACCACCGGCCTCGAGTTCACCCTCACCGCCCTGTTCGCGGTCCTGGTGCTGGAGCAGTACCGGGCCACCCGCGCCCTGCTGCCGTTCCTGGTGGCGCTGGGATGCGGACTCCTGGCCCTGGCGCTGTTCCGCCAGGAGCACATGCTGCTGCTCTCCATCGCACTGTCCACCGCCATCCTCGTCGCCCACGGAAAGACCCGCCAATGGACGCCACGCTCTACCTGA
- a CDS encoding branched-chain amino acid transporter permease, which yields MDATLYLIAVIGVMAGATLLTRALPFLLFARGAEHPTLLYLGRVLPPAVMTLLLLYCLKDVPLATAPHGLPEALALAAVVGLHLWRRNALLSIGAGTGLYMFLVQSGVFG from the coding sequence ATGGACGCCACGCTCTACCTGATCGCCGTCATCGGGGTCATGGCGGGCGCGACTCTGCTCACCCGCGCCCTGCCCTTCCTGCTCTTCGCCCGCGGCGCCGAGCACCCCACCCTGCTCTACCTGGGCCGGGTGCTCCCGCCGGCGGTGATGACCCTGCTGCTACTCTACTGCCTCAAGGACGTCCCCCTGGCCACGGCGCCCCATGGCCTGCCCGAGGCGCTGGCCCTCGCTGCCGTCGTGGGCCTCCACCTCTGGCGCCGCAACGCCCTGCTCAGCATCGGTGCGGGCACCGGGCTGTACATGTTCCTGGTCCAGAGCGGCGTCTTCGGCTGA